The following nucleotide sequence is from Corynebacterium hindlerae.
ATGCGGAAGCTCGCCACGCCGGCTGGAATCGTGACGATAAAGGCGCAGGCGATGACGCCAGCTACGAAGTAGCTCAGTGCCAGCCAAATGCCACCGGTGATGACCCAAACAATATTAAGAATCGTCTTCATAACCCCAGCCTAGGCGATCGTCGACTAGGATGTGGCCCATGAGCACTGACGGTATTCGCCTCTCGGATAATGAGCGCATGGTGGCGCTGCAAGCCCTGGGAACCCACTATGCGGAGGGGCGAATCAGCAGTTCGGAGTTTAACGAGCGTACGACGAAGGTTGCGGAAGCACAGACGTACAGCGCCTTGACTCCCTTGTTCGGTGATCTTCCAGGTGGTGTGCCGTTTACTCTGGGGAGTGCGGGTCTGACCCCGAATGTTCCGGCAGTGCAGTCCGAGGATCCAGGCCTGCTGGAGTTGAAGCAGCTGAAGTCGCGCGGCAAGCTCATTCAGCAGTTGGATTTGGCTTTCACGGTTGTCGGCATGATCGTGTTTTTCCTCGGGATGTATTTGGGCTGGGGTTATTTCTGGCTGGCTTTGGTAGCTTCCGGTGGCGCGATGATGCTCAGTCGCGCCCTGTTGCAATATGACGAAACTGATGAAAAGACCTTCGAGTCGTTGCAGAAAAAGGAAGCGAAGGAGAAGAAGCAGCGACTGTTGGAGGCAGAAAAACGAATGCGGGAGCTAGGTCAGTAGCTGGCAGCTTGGGCACCACCATATGATGCGTTCAAGTTCGTCTGGACTCGATTGCAGCGTGCTTTTACGAATTGGTGTGCCACAGCGTCGACAAGGGCGCCCGTGCCTGCCGAAGACGTAGCTGTTTTCCCCGGCGCGTCTGACGCCTGTGGTCACGCGGATGGGCGAGTTGCGGTTTGCCCACATGATCCGCCTGGTGATGTCGAGGATGCGGGGCACGTCCACTGCTGCGACGGGGGTTGCGGGGTGGACTCCTGCGAGGAAGCAGATTTCTGCCCGGTATTCGTTGCCCACTCCTGCCAGGTTTTTCTGGTCTAATAGTGCGGATCCGATGGGTCGGTTGGGGGTTTCGAGGATTCTGCGGAGGGCTTCGCCCCGCCCGTAGCTGTCCCAGTCGGGGTACAGCACGTCGGGGCCGAGATATCCCATCCGGTCGGAATACTGCTCAATCGGAAATACCTCTACGAGGCCAAGGTCGAAGCCGACAATCTCGATAGGGGCGGGCGAATCATCCAGGACCAGCACGACGCGAGCTTTGTGCCCGGGTTTGCGCCACTTCTCACCCTGCAAATGAACTGACCAGGTTCCTTCCATTTTGAGGTGGGTGTGCAGCACCTTTCCGCCGCTAAACTGCATGAATAGGTGTTTGCCGTAGGGCCAGACGCGGCTTACGCGCTGGCCGTCGAATTTCTCCAACGCGACGCTGGGCACCCGCAGCGATGTTGCGAGGACGTCGCGTCCCCTCATGAATTGCAGGCGCTTGGATAGTTGGTAGACGGAATCACCTTCGGGCATTAGCGTCGCCTCCCGAAGGGGTTGCCGAAGGACATGGGTGGTTCTTCCTCGTCGTCGAAAGAAAGGTCGGCGAGGGTACGTGGCTTTGGCACCGCACGCTTAACGACGCCCACCCCACCAATCTTCAGTCCTTTCGGCACTACCACTCCCCCGGCTTCTTTAAGCGCTGTCAAGTATTCGGAGTCGAAGACTGCTGTCCCGTTAATTTTCTCCACCACGATCCGGTTCATCCTACCTTCTGCTACGAGCGAGCTCAGTGCAGCGACCAGGCGTTGCGCCAGCTCGGGAGGAGTTTCGGGGAGGCCATCGAAGTAGAGGTTCATCGTGGCGCCACCGCGGCTGAGGTGTGCGAGCAACAGGCCGTCGATAAGCACGACGAGCGCACCGGCGGACCTGCTGGGCCGCAGGTTCGACTCAGGCCACGGCAACGCCGCGCCGTAAGGGTTGGCGGGGTCCGTTGCTGCTAGAACGTACACGTCGGGGTCGCTGGCGCCTGATGGCCATCCGCCGAGGTCGGCGCTGTCAGCGAGGCCACGCAGCCTATCGACGATCGCTGGCGTGGAGAACTGTGCCGCGCCAAGCCCCTCGATGAGGTAGCCACGCAGCGCTTTGCCGTTTTCCTCGAACCGCGACAGCACCTTGTATGCCAAGGCGAATCCGCCGAGCACATCCTCGGCAA
It contains:
- a CDS encoding DUF1707 SHOCT-like domain-containing protein, whose product is MSTDGIRLSDNERMVALQALGTHYAEGRISSSEFNERTTKVAEAQTYSALTPLFGDLPGGVPFTLGSAGLTPNVPAVQSEDPGLLELKQLKSRGKLIQQLDLAFTVVGMIVFFLGMYLGWGYFWLALVASGGAMMLSRALLQYDETDEKTFESLQKKEAKEKKQRLLEAEKRMRELGQ
- a CDS encoding Fpg/Nei family DNA glycosylase — encoded protein: MPEGDSVYQLSKRLQFMRGRDVLATSLRVPSVALEKFDGQRVSRVWPYGKHLFMQFSGGKVLHTHLKMEGTWSVHLQGEKWRKPGHKARVVLVLDDSPAPIEIVGFDLGLVEVFPIEQYSDRMGYLGPDVLYPDWDSYGRGEALRRILETPNRPIGSALLDQKNLAGVGNEYRAEICFLAGVHPATPVAAVDVPRILDITRRIMWANRNSPIRVTTGVRRAGENSYVFGRHGRPCRRCGTPIRKSTLQSSPDELERIIWWCPSCQLLT